Proteins found in one Pseudorasbora parva isolate DD20220531a chromosome 11, ASM2467924v1, whole genome shotgun sequence genomic segment:
- the LOC137092529 gene encoding zinc-binding protein A33-like: protein MDSKSAEDPTCPICLEIFKVPVFLSCSHSICKECLQQFWKTQETQKCPVCRRRSSRGDPPVNLELKNLCESLIKERNERRSSKSEEICSLHSEKLKLFCLEDKQPVCLVCRDSEKHAKHTFRPISEVVSSYKEEFNTALTSLQNKLKHGEEMKGKCDKKIQHIESQAEHTERQIEEEFEKLHQFLRDEEEATITALREEEEQKKQRMKEKLEEMNTHISALSHTIRDMEEMMNANDVSFLKNFNASMERVQIPQPDPRMSSGALIDVSRYLGNLRSRVWKKMLETVQHTPLTLDPNTAHPRLTLSSDLTSVCVSVSDEDKTLPDNPERFDWYPCVLGSEGFNSGTHCWDVEVGDSTGWTLGITTASNQRKGLGFFKSNVWFVGYVNSKYCSKSPDKPGTVFPVKVKLQRVRVQLDYDRGTVSFSDPVTNTHLLTFRTSFTETVFPFLYNRCTTSPLRILPVKLIITAENHS, encoded by the exons ATGGATTCAAAATCTGCTGAAGATCCTACTTGTCCTATTTGCCTTGAAATCTTCAAGGTTCCTGTTTTTCTGTCCTGTAGTCACAGTATTTGTAAAGAGTGTCTGCAACAGTTCTGGAAAACTCAGGAAACTCAGAAGTGTCCCGTCTGCAGGAGAAGATCATCAAGAGGTGATCCTCCAGTTAATCTAGAGTTAAAAAACTTGTGTGAATCATTGATAAAGGAGAGAAATGAGAGGCGTTCATCAAAGTCTGAGGAGATCTGCAGTTTACACAGTGAGAAACTCAAACTCTTCTGTCTGGAGGACAAACAGCCTGTGTGTTTAGTGTGCAGAGACTCAGAGAAACACGCCAAACACACATTCAGACCCATCAGTGAAGTGGTTTCATCTTACAAG GAGGAATTTAATACAGCGCTGACGTCCTTACAAAACAAGCTCAAACATGGAGAAGAAATGAAAGGAAAGTGTGATAAAAAAATCCAACACATCGAG TCTCAAGCTGAGCACACAGAGCGTCAGATTGAAGAAGAGTTTGAGAAGCTTCATCAGTTTCTCAGAGACGAAGAAGAAGCTACAATCACTGCACTGAGGGAGGAAGAGGAGCAGAAGAAGCAGAGGATGAAGGAGAAGCTGGAggagatgaacacacacatctcagctctttcacacacaatcaGAGACATGGAGGAGATGATGAATGCCAATGACGTCTCGTTTCTAAAG AACTTTAACGCCTCAATGGAAAG AGTCCAGATCCCACAGCCGGATCCACGGATGAGTTCTGGAGCTTTGATTGATGTGTCCCGTTATCTGGGTAACCTGCGGTCCAGAGTCTGGAAGAAGATGCTGGAAACTGTCCAACACA CTCCGTTGACTCTTGatccaaacacagcacatcctcGTCTCACACTCTCGTCTGATctgaccagtgtgtgtgtgtcggtcaGTGATGAAGATAAAACACTTCCTGATAATCCAGAGAGGTTTGACTGGTATCCATGTGTCCTGGGATCTGAGGGCTTTAACTCAGGAACACACTGCTGGGATGTGGAGGTCGGTGACAGTACAGGCTGGACTCTTGGAATAACCACAGCATCAAACCAGAGGAAGGGACTGGGTTTCTTCAAGTCTAATGTCTGGTTTGTGGGGTACGTGAACAGCAAATACTGCTCTAAATCCCCAGATAAACCCGGCACTGTCTTTCCTGTTAAAGTGAAGCTTCAGCGTGTGAGAGTTCAGCTGGACTATGACAGAGGAACAGTGTCATTCTCTGATCCTGTaactaacacacatttactcacaTTCAGGACGTCCTTCACTGAGACTGTCTTTCCATTCTTATATAATCGCTGCACAACTTCCCCTCTGAGGATCTTACCAGTTAAACTGATTATTACAGCAGAAAATCACAGTTAA